From the genome of Turicibacter faecis, one region includes:
- a CDS encoding restriction endonuclease, with the protein MNDLNEGKVLKLMSYIMLGLFAWVTYFNFQEVFIRMVELFESLPMWWYLLVLVLFAVSVVWSISRGEEEIHQIEEEMNQAKQSLVRSERCLRLLQYEVKDIPAFQFSFYCADLLRMLDYQEVRVKNYKFIRAINEVGEKVYIECLVKEAGESVNKDDLSPLLHTMKRDDVFRGLIMTIAPLSPEVRELAKKYHILCLDDQAIQEIISFVTREGAEMLEMDFI; encoded by the coding sequence ATGAATGATTTAAACGAGGGGAAAGTTTTAAAGTTAATGAGTTATATCATGTTGGGGCTATTTGCTTGGGTGACCTATTTTAATTTCCAAGAGGTATTTATTCGAATGGTTGAATTATTTGAGAGTCTGCCGATGTGGTGGTACCTTCTTGTATTGGTGCTGTTTGCTGTTTCGGTTGTGTGGTCTATTAGTAGAGGAGAGGAAGAGATTCACCAAATTGAAGAAGAGATGAATCAGGCGAAACAGTCATTAGTTCGTTCAGAGCGCTGTTTACGATTACTGCAATATGAGGTAAAAGATATTCCAGCGTTTCAATTTAGTTTTTATTGTGCAGATTTGTTAAGGATGCTTGATTATCAAGAAGTAAGAGTCAAAAATTATAAGTTCATTCGAGCCATTAATGAGGTCGGTGAAAAGGTTTATATTGAGTGCCTCGTAAAGGAAGCGGGCGAGTCCGTCAATAAAGACGATTTATCTCCCCTTCTTCATACGATGAAGCGAGATGATGTATTCAGAGGATTAATCATGACCATAGCTCCTTTATCACCGGAAGTGCGGGAACTGGCGAAAAAGTATCATATTCTTTGTTTAGATGATCAAGCCATTCAAGAGATTATTTCATTTGTGACCCGTGAGGGTGCCGAAATGTTGGAGATGGACTTTATTTAA